A DNA window from Drosophila pseudoobscura strain MV-25-SWS-2005 chromosome 2, UCI_Dpse_MV25, whole genome shotgun sequence contains the following coding sequences:
- the LOC4802720 gene encoding HEAT repeat-containing protein 5B isoform X1, translating to MENLNFARTPQFLRKVINEARRSFIHTAPSARGQHPEEASTEPPHDEMELAHTLTLNEEAMKQLPEPKRPVFELEWLRYLEKSLPHVAKHEIKANQKKLVQQLSERIQGAPGPPMRKLIASALATLFSVGDTFMLFDTVNACNDILKNKDDSPSYLPTKLAAICVLGSMYEKLGRMMGRTYEDTVQILIRTLKNAESQARIEIMHTLEKVSAGMGTAIANVHKDIYKAAKHCLLDRVMAVRVAAARCILKMIYSAPFLYQTELESLGTLCFRAFDGSNYEVRCAVAQLLGTLLAYTQQLAEAALNKKANQTVVLQAGKGATQRLVSLDEALGILMSGFLRGGASFLKGTGEIIKGSSGVNREVRVGVTHAYVVFVQFMGSVWLERQLSVFLAHVLDLVANPKAACSHVDAVYSRKCINFILRSTIGKMLGEKAQTAACKELIHLVAKQMNSIDFNPENAKDSNQETLFSQHLLVCALQELSSLFICLGTTAQNLLGDQSLQTIDATCAVLVHPCAAARLAAAWCLRCCCVAVPSQITPLVDRFIEAIEQMRSSPEAIAGYSCALAAILGSVRYSPLGIPHTKGKVVFNCAEELLRSASQNSRMSLHRTQAGWLLIGAIMTLGSPVVKGLLPRMLLLWRNSFPRSNKELESEKARGDAFTWQVTLEGRAGALSVMHSFLLNCPELVSEDITRRLLTPIESALAMLVNLATVLKSYGTQLKAPAAMVRLRLFETLTLLPPNALEASYTHLLRMLVSEFTLSDNAANTTNSLLRTLCHGDDSIILGTWLQETNHRTIEDQMEPNRKVDGEHLQPNSAAGSGALEHDPCCLYRPSWYAHGNGSGSSSGSATTSGTGNSGGSSSGNLQLINKAQQCPGPLPLGVAVIDMSVTLYGTIFPKVANKHRLQMLEHFGECIKQAKSSRQEAVQMNIFTALLCALKNLTDSKTSLGQEDVRRSATGLIVASLTSANSTIRCAGGEALGRLAQVVGDSHFTAELAQNSFDKLKSARDVVTRTGHSHALGCLHRYVGGMGSSQHLSTSVSILLALAQDSASPVVQVWSLYALAQIADSGGPMFRGYVEAALTMSLKLLLSVPHAHVDVHQCVGRVVNALITTVGPELQGSAAGVSAMRGSFLCSAALLQAHADPLVQAEAIGCLQQLHLFACKSLQLDSLVPTLVKMLASNYFILRKAAVSCLRQLAHREAKEVCELALTISPEQCPDLVLTEYGLPGLLFSMLDTETDAEMLKNIHDTLTSMLQMLAADNLSSWLSLCKNVLTVAAEGGLAEDCPPTGADHANKDHTSGQEEDDDEEEEYADDVTEYRAEENTSTHPAVQPRWPTRVFASHCVRRIISSCEASSPMHFDLLQAKEQQMIKSRGDYLILHLAELIRMSFMAATSDSDQLRLEGLRTLQEIIDRFANVPEPEFPGHLLLEQFQAQVGAALRPAFAPDTPSHVTAAACEVCSAWIGSGVARDISDLRRVHQLLVSSLSKLYTKTNSTQLYNESMATLEKLSILKAWAEVYIVAMMGNGKAPASLLSLQSQQTAAVHSLTAVEADVDQDPTPDSRGESLLGLVQPELHNLSTHWLNAMKDHALLLLPAEFQSQLPHDGGAFYTTDTINSSKPHYMTSWPPLLYASALWLRDEGFARHQETAASSSAESNNNHITHGSLSADRFHMIFGICMEALCSMRSSEKPKNIVSCLRSLHSIFDSKWARQQLIKDRALTIELCHVLHRQILTRDELLVQLLCVEILKQTIQAAREDLDNRRDDNANAEDSLQLGEDNSMQPGSSHVYAVLEVCLCLFVRQIPSMNPTKQSGSGLQLDYAYAKFHSTASFFSVLSDDSGLLVASGLQCVEQLLDLCTPRGALTILPTILYMTTSIIKEIANKSAIDSSILANTSAVQAALQCLRSVCVHRWSRQADTAEDWQQLLQSALATVIDLTKTAGDNEERRVDEVTMLLAIAVFILHTPASVVAAPSLQYPCINHFRQCLQSEHLSVKLKCIETTRSIFASAELKTATPYIHALAPRIIKSLYAESSKTPASELELQVTLESIVTVEQLIDLAEPQHRNMNLLQDIQMLTLLVPVLIGFLADPSRLRTLAKYQRQLHEQALQWLLKIGPKYPKEFKALMGQTPELRQKLEAAIRSQQQSINIAQKATEAQRNGLLAKPQKPTIKLKTDFSNFQ from the exons ATGGAAAACCTTAACTTTGCACGCACGCCGCAATTTCTGCGCAAAGTTATCAACGAGGCGCGCag ATCGTTTATACACACCGCCCCATCCGCTCGGGGACAGCATCCAGAGGAGGCGTCAACAGAGCCACCACACGACGAAATGGAACTCGCCCACACACTGACCCTCAACGAGGAGGCCATGAAGCAGCTGCCGGAGCCGAAGCGGCCGGTGTTCGAGCTGGAGTGGCTGCGGTACCTGGAGAAGTCGCTGCCCCATGTGGCCAAGCACGAGATCAAGGCCAACCAGAAGAAGCTGGTCCAGCAGCTGTCCGAGCGCATCCAGGGTGCCCCCGGTCCGCCCATGCGGAAGCTGATAGCCAGCGCCCTGGCCACCCTCTTCTCGGTGGGCGACACCTTCATGCTCTTCGACACGGTGAATGCATGCAATGATATCCTGAAGAACAAGGATGATTCGCCCAGCTATCTGCCCACCAAGCT CGCTGCCATTTGCGTCTTGGGCTCCATGTACGAGAAGCTCGGCAGGATGATGGGCAGAACCTATGAGGACACTGTCCAGATACTCATACGCACCCTGAAGAACGCCGAGTCGCAAGCACGGATCGAGATCATGCACACCCTGGAGAAGGTCAGCGCCGGCATGGGCACGGCCATTGCCAACGTGCACAAGGACATCTACAAGGCGGCCAAGCACTGCCTGCTCGACCGGGTAATGGCCGTGCGCGTGGCCGCCGCCCGCTGCATACTCAAGATGATATACAGTGCCCCGTTCCTGTACCAGACGGAGCTTGAGAGCCTGGGAACGCTCTGCTTCCGCGCCTTTGATGGGAGCAACTACGAGGTGCGCTGCGCTGTGGCCCAGCTGCTGGGCACGCTCCTGGCCTACACCCAGCAGCTGGCGGAGGCGGCCCTAAACAAGAAGGCCAATCAGACGGTCGTCCTGCAGGCGGGCAAGGGAGCCACGCAGCGGCTGGTGTCGCTGGACGAGGCGCTGGGCATACTGATGTCGGGATTTCTGCGGGGCGGAGCCTCCTTCCTCAAGGGAACCGGGGAGATCATCAAGGGCAGCTCCGGAGTGAATCGGGAGGTGCGTGTGGGCGTCACCCATGCGTACGTGGTGTTTGTCCAATTCATGGGCAGCGTCTGGCTGGAGCGCCAGTTGAGCGTGTTCCTGGCCCACGTCCTGGATCTGGTGGCCAATCCGAAGGCCGCCTGCTCGCACGTGGACGCCGTCTACTCGCGTAAGTGCATCAACTTCATTCTGCGCTCAACGATCGGCAAGATGCTGGGGGAGAAGGCCCAGACCGCCGCCTGCAAGGAGCTCATCCATCTGGTGGCGAAGCAGATGAACTCGATCGACTTCAATCCGGAGAACGCCAAGGACTCCAACCAAGAGACCCTCTTCAGCCAGCACCTGCTCGTGTGCGCCCTCCAGGAGCTGAGCTCCCTGTTCATCTGCCTGGGCACTACGGCCCAGAACCTGCTCGGAGACCAGTCCCTGCAGACCATCGACGCCACGTGCGCGGTGCTGGTCCATCCGTGCGCCGCCGCTAGACTGGCGGCCGCCTGGTgcctgcgctgctgctgcgtggccGTGCCCAGCCAGATAACGCCGCTCGTCGACCGCTTCATCGAAGCTATCGAGCAGATGCGCTCCTCACCGGAGGCCATCGCCGGCTATAGCTGCGCCCTGGCGGCCATTTTGGGCAGCGTGCGCTACTCCCCGCTGGGCATACCCCACACCAAGGGCAAGGTGGTGTTCAACTGCGCcgaggagctgctgcgctcCGCCTCCCAGAATAGCCGCATGTCGCTGCACCGCACCCAGGCCGGCTGGCTGTTGATCGGGGCTATCATGACTCTGGGATCGCCGGTGGTCAAGGGTCTGCTGCCACGCATGCTGCTCCTGTGGCGCAACTCCTTCCCGCGCTCCAACAAGGAGCTCGAGTCGGAGAAGGCCCGCGGGGACGCCTTCACCTGGCAGGTGACGCTCGAGGGACGTGCGGGTGCCCTCTCTGTGATGCACAGCTTCCTGCTCAATTGTCCGGAACTGGTCAGCGAGGACATCACCCGACGGCTACTCACTCCAATCGAGAGTGCGCTGGCCATGCTGGTCAA TTTGGCCACTGTTCTCAAGAGCTATGGCACCCAATTGAAGGCTCCGGCGGCCATGGTGCGCCTACGTCTCTTCGAGACGCTGACTCTGCTGCCGCCCAATGCTTTGGAGGCCTCCTACACGCATCTCCTCCGCATGCTCGTCTCGGAGTTTACGCTCTCGGACAACGCGGCCAACACCACCAACTCGCTGCTGCGCACGCTCTGCCACGGCGATGACTCCATTATTCTCGGCACCTGGCTCCAGGAGACCAACCATCGTACTATCGAGGATCAG ATGGAGCCCAATCGCAAAGTAGATGGCGAGCAT CTGCAGCCCAATAGTGCGGCTGGTTCGGGGGCCCTGGAGCACGATCCCTGCTGCCTGTACCGCCCCAGTTGGTACGCCCATGgaaacggcagcggcagtagcAGCGGCTCAGCCACGACGTCCGGAACTGGGAACTCCGGAGGCAGCAGCTCTGGAAACCTACAGCTGATCAACAAGGCCCAGCAGTGTCCCGGTCCCCTGCCGCTGGGCGTGGCTGTGATCGACATGTCCGTGACGCTGTACGGCACCATCTTCCCGAAGGTGGCCAACAAGCATCGGCTGCAGATGCTGGAGCACTTTGGCGAGTGCATCAAGCAGGCGAAGAGCAGCCGCCAGGAGGCGGTCCAGATGAACATCTTCACGGCGCTGCTGTGCGCGCTAAAGAATCTGACGGACAGCAAGACGAGCCTGGGCCAGGAGGATGTGCGGAGGAGTGCAACAGGTCTAATCGTGGCCTCGCTGACCAGTGCCAACTCCACGATACGCTGCGCGGGAGGCGAGGCTCTGGGAAGGCTGGCTCAGGTCGTGGGCGACTCGCACTTCACCGCCGAACTGGCGCAGAACAGCTTTGACAAGCTCAAGTCGGCCAGGGATGTGGTTACACGCACGGGACACTCGCACGCCCTCGGTTGCCTGCACCGGTATGTGGGCGGCATGGGCTCCTCTCAGCACCTGAGCACCAGCGTGTCCATCCTGCTGGCCCTAGCCCAGGACAGCGCCTCGCCGGTGGTGCAAGTTTGGTCGCTGTACGCCCTGGCTCAGATCGCCGACTCCGGCGGTCCCATGTTCCGGGGCTATGTGGAGGCAGCGCTCACGATGTCCCTCAAATTGCTGCTCAGCGTCCCGCATGCTCATGTGGATGTGCATCAGTGTGTGGGTCGCGTGGTCAATGCCCTGATCACCACCGTAGGACCGGAGCTGCAGGGAAGCGCTGCTGGAGTCAGTGCCATGCGCGGCTCCTTCCTGTGCTCAGCCGCCCTTCTGCAGGCGCACGCGGACCCCCTGGTTCAAGCCGAGGCGATCGGCtgtctgcagcagctgcatctGTTCGCCTGCAAGTCCCTGCAGCTGGACTCGCTGGTCCCGACGCTGGTCAAGATGCTCGCCAGCAACTACTTCATCCTGCGCAAGGCGGCAGTCTCATGCCTGCGCCAGCTGGCGCATCGCGAGGCGAAGGAAGTGTGCGAGCTGGCGCTCACCATAAGCCCGGAGCAATGTCCGGACCTAGTGCTAACCGAGTACGGACTCCCCGGGCTGCTCTTCTCGATGCTGGACACCGAAACGGATGCCGAAATGCTGAAGAACATCCACGACACCTTGACCTCCATGCTGCAGATGTTGGCGGCAGACAATCTCAGCTCCTGGCTGAGTCTATGCAAGAATGTGCTCACGGTGGCCGCAGAGGGCGGCCTGGCCGAGGACTGTCCCCCCACTGGGGCGGATCACGCGAACAAGGATCACACGTcggggcaggaggaggacgacgacgaggaggaagAGTATGCCGACGATGTGACCGAGTACAGGGCGGAGGAGAACACATCCACCCATCCGGCAGTACAGCCCCGCTGGCCGACCCGCGTCTTTGCCTCCCACTGCGTCCGGAGGATCATCTCCAGCTGCGAAGCCTCCAGTCCCATGCACTTCGACCTGCTCCAGGCCAAAGAGCAGCAGATGATCAAGTCCCGAGGCGACTACCTAATCCTCCATTTGGCGGAGCTCATCCGCATGTCCTTCATGGCGGCCACCTCCGACTCAGACCAGCTGCGGCTGGAGGGACTGCGCACCCTCCAGGAGATCATCGATCGCTTCGCCAACGTCCCAGAGCCCGAGTTTCCCGGCCACCTGCTGCTCGAGCAGTTCCAGGCGCAAGTGGGGGCCGCCCTGCGTCCCGCTTTTGCCCCAGACACGCCCTCCCACGTGACGGCTGCCGCCTGTGAGGTGTGCTCCGCGTGGATCGGCTCGGGAGTGGCGCGGGACATCAGCGACCTGCGACGCGTCCACCAGCTGCTCGTGAGCTCCCTCAGCAAGCTGTACACGAAGACGAACAGCACCCAGCTGTACAACGAGTCCATGGCCACGCTGGAGAAGCTGAGCATCCTCAAGGCTTGGGCCGAGGTCTATATTGTGGCCATGATGGGCAACGGCAAGGCGCCGGCCTCCCTCCTCTCGCTGCAGTCGCAGCAGACTGCCGCCGTCCACTCCCTGACTGCCGTGGAGGCGGATGTGGACCAAGACCCCACGCCCGACAGCAGGGGCGAGAGTCTGCTGGGACTGGTGCAGCCGGAGCTGCATAATCTGTCCACGCACTGGCTGAACGCCATGAAGGACcacgctctgctgctgctgccggccgAGTTCCAGTCGCAGCTGCCGCACGATGGCGGCGCCTTCTACACCACGGATACCATTAACTCCTCGAAGCCGCATTACATGACCAGCTGGCCTCCGCTGTTGTACGCCTCGGCCCTGTGGCTGCGGGACGAGGGCTTCGCCCGACACCAGGAAACAGCCGCCAGCTCATCGGCGGAgtccaacaacaaccacataACGCACGGCTCCCTTTCGGCGGACCGATTCCACATGATATTCGGCATCTGTATGGAGGCCCTGTGCAGCATGCGCAGCTCGGAGAAGCCCAAAAACATCGTCAGCTGCCTGCGATCCCTGCACAGCATCTTCGACTCGAAGTGGGCGCGCCAGCAGCTGATCAAGGATCGAGCCCTGACCATCGAACTGTGTCACGTGCTGCACCGACAGATCCTGACGCGCGACGAGCTGTTGGTCCAGCTGCTGTGCGTGGAGATCCTCAAGCAGACCATCCAGGCGGCGCGCGAGGATCTCGACAACAGGCGCGACGACAACGCCAATGCCGAAGACAGCCTGCAGCTGGGCGAGGACAACTCCATGCAGCCCGGCAGCTCGCACGTGTACGCCGTGCTggaggtgtgcctctgcctgttcGTTCGCCAGATACCGAGTATGAACCCAACCAAGCAGAGCGGCTCGGGCCTCCAGCTGGACTACGCCTACGCCAAGTTCCACTCCACCGCCTCCTTCTTCTCCGTCCTGAGCGACGACAGTGGTCTGCTGGTAGCCAGTGGGCTGCAGTGCGTCGAACAGCTGTTGGACCTCTGCACGCCACGCGGAGCCCTCACCATTCTGCCCACCATCCTGTACATGACCACTAGCATCATCAAGGAAATAGCCAACAAGTCCGCCATAGACAGCAGCATCCTGGCCAACACCAGCGCCGTGCAGGCGGCCCTTCAGTGCCTGCGCTCGGTCTGCGTGCATCGGTGGTCGCGGCAGGCGGACACCGCCGAGGactggcagcagctgctgcagagcGCCTTGGCTACCGTCATAGATCTCACCAAGACGGCTGGCGACAACGAGGAGCGCAGAGTGGATGAGGTCACTATGCTGCTAGCCATCGCCGTCTTCATTCTCCATACCCCAGCCTCCGTGGTGGCCGCGCCCTCGCTGCAGTATCCTTGCATCAACCACTTCCGGCAGTGCCTGCAGTCCGAGCACCTGTCGGTCAAACTGAAGTGCATCGAGACCACGCGCTCCATTTTCGCCAGTGCCGAGCTGAAGACGGCCACCCCCTACATCCACGCCCTGGCCCCGCGCATCATCAAGTCCCTGTACGCGGAGTCCAGCAAGACGCCAGCCAGCGAACTGGAGCTGCAGGTCACCCTGGAGAGCATTGTCACCGTGGAGCAGCTGATCGATCTGGCTGAGCCACAGCACC GAAACATGAACTTGCTACAAG ACATACAAATGCTGACGTTGCTGGTGCCTGTACTGATTGGTTTCCTGGCCGATCCCAGCCGCCTTCGAACCTTGGCCAAATACCAGCGACAGCTGCACGAGCAGGCCCTGCAGTGGCTGCTCAAGATTGGGCCGAAATACCCGAAGGAGTTCAAGGCACTGATGGGTCAGACACCGGAGCTGCGCCAGAAACTGGAGGCAGCCATACGCAGTCAGCAGCAGTCAATTAACATTGCCCAGAAGGCAACGGAAGCCCAGAGGAACGGTCTGCTGGCCAAGCCACAGAAGCCGACCATCAAGCTGAAGACGGACTTTAGCAACTTCCAATGA